From a region of the Gordonia sp. PP30 genome:
- the smpB gene encoding SsrA-binding protein SmpB: MPREKGRSVIATNRKARHNYTILDEYETGIVLQGTEVKALRDGKASLVDAFATVEDGEIWLHALHIAEYGHGSWTNHPVRRKRKLLLHRGEIDQLIGKLQDGNLTLVPLDMHFTDGYAKVQLALARGKQAHDKRRDIAERTAKREVERELGRRVKGM; the protein is encoded by the coding sequence GTGCCCAGGGAGAAGGGCCGGTCGGTGATCGCCACCAACCGGAAGGCGCGGCACAACTACACCATCCTCGACGAGTACGAGACGGGGATCGTGCTGCAGGGCACCGAGGTGAAAGCGTTGCGCGACGGCAAGGCGTCGCTGGTCGACGCGTTCGCGACCGTCGAAGACGGCGAGATCTGGCTGCACGCGCTGCACATCGCCGAATACGGCCACGGGTCGTGGACCAACCACCCGGTGCGCCGCAAGCGCAAGCTGCTGCTGCACCGCGGCGAGATCGACCAGCTGATCGGCAAGCTGCAGGACGGCAACCTCACGCTGGTACCGCTCGACATGCACTTCACCGACGGTTACGCGAAAGTGCAGCTCGCGCTGGCCCGCGGCAAGCAGGCGCACGACAAGCGCCGCGACATCGCCGAACGGACCGCCAAGCGCGAGGTGGAGCGCGAACTCGGCCGGCGCGTCAAGGGCATGTGA